From one Bacteroides fragilis NCTC 9343 genomic stretch:
- a CDS encoding discoidin domain-containing protein has translation MKKILLGLCVILGLINMIGCSSDEKYPMPTSIDQNSLSAEAKAGAIKLKWTVPADSNYYYVKVTYTLPEDGKKCMRLASVNSDTMLVDNLLHRYGDINFTLQPCNRAGEASQSCSIMAQALPALKQIKTDRNPITLSAKQLYTDDQESSEGPIANLVDGRNDTYFHMSWSSPTPFPHYIVVDLGEENALSTFLFSYVCRDNNNKDNPKEMDILGSNTFDGKNYDESQTTLLASLSNLPNTKAASYESDIIKAGASYRYLWFKVKSSTSGSNWIALAELGLSKVIVKTYDPETGETTIE, from the coding sequence ATGAAAAAAATATTACTTGGCCTGTGTGTGATACTGGGCCTGATAAATATGATCGGCTGCTCCAGCGATGAGAAGTATCCCATGCCGACCTCTATAGATCAGAATTCACTGTCGGCTGAAGCCAAAGCCGGTGCTATCAAATTGAAATGGACCGTACCAGCCGATTCTAATTATTATTATGTAAAAGTGACCTATACATTACCTGAAGACGGGAAGAAATGTATGAGATTGGCAAGTGTGAATAGTGATACCATGTTGGTGGACAATCTGCTGCATCGGTATGGTGACATTAACTTTACATTGCAACCTTGCAATCGTGCCGGGGAAGCTTCGCAAAGTTGCAGTATCATGGCACAGGCACTTCCTGCTCTGAAACAGATCAAGACTGACCGGAATCCTATAACCTTGTCTGCAAAACAGTTGTATACAGATGATCAGGAGAGTAGTGAAGGACCTATCGCAAACTTGGTGGATGGAAGGAATGACACTTATTTCCACATGTCATGGAGCAGTCCTACGCCTTTCCCTCACTATATTGTGGTCGACTTGGGTGAAGAGAATGCTTTGTCCACTTTCCTGTTCTCCTATGTTTGTCGTGACAATAACAATAAAGACAATCCCAAAGAGATGGATATTCTGGGCAGCAATACTTTTGATGGAAAGAATTATGATGAGAGCCAGACCACTTTGTTGGCGTCTTTGAGTAATTTGCCTAATACAAAAGCTGCGTCTTACGAATCGGATATAATAAAAGCCGGTGCATCTTACCGCTATCTTTGGTTTAAGGTGAAATCTTCTACAAGCGGCTCCAACTGGATTGCGTTGGCAGAACTCGGCCTTTCGAAGGTAATTGTGAAAACCTATGATCCGGAAACCGGAGAGACTACCATTGAATAA
- a CDS encoding RagB/SusD family nutrient uptake outer membrane protein, with translation MKIIYKLLFLFLLTIGYSSCDFLDIVPDEITTEADAFKDRNAAKNFVYSCYGYLPQSNVASGSLDLLTGDEVITAFEHETFASFPKGNYTASSPVISYWNTFFQGLRQCYIFLENVDKVPDLTESVKTDYIAQVKFLIAYYHYQLARCYGPIILIKELPDVNASQAEYLPRTSYDECVDWICNLLDEAASSLPAIRTNKEDYGLATSVGAKAVKAKMLLYAASPLFNGNSSFYSNFTDKSGSQLMPLTYDPNKWVKAKTAIKEAIDLAEQNGHALYVKQDYKIGNEDANPYPAAGPVRCLRTSLVDWDSRNPEVLLAETRSEGSYGIQNKSLPFVTDGWAWNGVGPTWTMLNRFYTKNGLPWDEDPEYKDKDKLKIVNVDASHADEAHEGSKTLLFNLDREPRFYAWVAFQGGYYEVMNGSTNPAYVMSNGKKDNSDSRLICDFVLGGNCSRGTATVQRPGNYTPSGYLNKKGVDPNTVVSTNATKLNQYPWPIIRLADLYLAYAEACVETNDLETAKQYLNKVRERAGIPTVETAWSGVAALDQTKLRQIVRQERMNELYLENQNFWDMRRWLLAGQYFNVKAKGLNIAATTIEDYAIVKTIDFERKFEAPTQYLLPIPSADINRNEKLVNNPGY, from the coding sequence ATGAAGATAATATATAAACTCCTATTTTTGTTTTTGCTGACGATAGGATATAGTTCCTGCGACTTTCTGGATATTGTTCCGGATGAAATAACGACTGAGGCAGATGCATTTAAAGACCGGAATGCGGCTAAGAATTTTGTTTATTCTTGCTATGGCTATTTGCCGCAAAGTAATGTGGCATCAGGCAGTCTCGATTTGCTGACAGGAGATGAAGTGATAACGGCTTTTGAACATGAAACGTTTGCCAGTTTTCCAAAAGGCAACTATACGGCTTCTTCGCCGGTGATTTCTTATTGGAATACATTTTTTCAAGGATTGCGTCAGTGCTATATATTTCTGGAAAATGTAGACAAGGTACCCGACCTGACTGAAAGTGTAAAAACAGACTATATCGCACAGGTTAAGTTTCTGATTGCTTATTATCATTATCAGTTGGCACGTTGTTACGGACCTATTATCCTGATCAAGGAACTACCGGATGTAAATGCTTCGCAAGCAGAATATTTACCCCGAACTTCATATGACGAATGTGTAGACTGGATATGCAATTTATTGGATGAAGCCGCAAGTTCATTGCCTGCCATACGTACCAATAAAGAAGATTACGGACTGGCAACCAGTGTAGGAGCTAAGGCTGTGAAAGCGAAAATGCTTTTGTATGCAGCTTCTCCGTTATTCAATGGAAACTCAAGTTTCTATAGTAATTTTACAGATAAATCCGGTAGTCAGTTAATGCCTCTGACTTATGATCCTAATAAGTGGGTAAAAGCAAAGACAGCTATTAAAGAGGCGATTGACCTTGCCGAGCAGAACGGACATGCTTTGTATGTAAAGCAAGACTATAAGATAGGTAATGAGGATGCGAATCCCTATCCGGCGGCAGGTCCTGTCCGGTGTCTTCGAACCAGCTTGGTCGATTGGGATTCGCGTAATCCGGAGGTTCTTCTGGCAGAAACGCGTAGTGAAGGCTCGTATGGTATACAAAACAAATCGTTACCATTTGTGACTGACGGCTGGGCGTGGAATGGTGTCGGCCCGACATGGACCATGTTAAATCGTTTTTATACTAAAAACGGTTTACCTTGGGACGAAGATCCGGAGTATAAAGATAAAGACAAATTAAAGATCGTCAATGTGGATGCCAGCCATGCTGACGAGGCTCATGAAGGAAGTAAAACACTTCTGTTTAATTTGGATCGTGAACCTCGCTTTTATGCTTGGGTAGCTTTTCAGGGTGGATATTACGAAGTGATGAACGGGTCAACTAATCCGGCCTATGTTATGAGTAACGGTAAGAAAGATAATTCGGATAGCAGATTGATATGCGATTTTGTATTGGGAGGTAACTGCAGTCGTGGTACGGCCACCGTACAGCGACCGGGTAACTATACTCCAAGTGGTTATCTGAACAAAAAAGGTGTCGATCCTAATACTGTTGTTTCTACAAATGCTACGAAATTGAATCAGTATCCCTGGCCCATTATTCGTCTTGCCGACTTGTATTTGGCATATGCCGAAGCATGTGTGGAGACTAATGATCTGGAGACAGCCAAACAATATCTGAACAAAGTCAGAGAACGTGCCGGTATCCCTACAGTAGAAACAGCATGGAGTGGTGTTGCTGCATTGGATCAGACAAAATTACGTCAGATTGTACGGCAGGAGAGAATGAATGAACTTTATTTGGAAAACCAGAATTTCTGGGATATGCGCCGTTGGCTGCTGGCTGGACAATATTTTAATGTCAAGGCTAAGGGGTTGAATATTGCTGCTACTACCATAGAAGATTATGCGATAGTGAAGACTATTGACTTTGAGCGTAAGTTCGAGGCGCCGACTCAATATCTGTTGCCCATACCTTCTGCCGATATTAACAGAAATGAAAAATTAGTAAACAATCCGGGTTATTAA
- a CDS encoding TonB-dependent receptor — protein sequence MNKFLFSCQKRCLKYIVMALLLYPLSALAAQGQIVVKGQSLTIPQAIRLIEKSSQYTFFYNANDLKNTTLKSIDCKGSIDDVLNEVFKGSNISYVIKGNEVILKVEKTESTQQKKAKIIGIVTDSKTGEPIIGATVQLLGTTTGVITDVDGKFELAAFPKNEIQISYIGYVTKKVKVGSQKVMSITLAEDAQQLDEVVVTAFGTGQKKETITGSIQSVRPSDLLVPSANLSSSFAGRLSGVIAYQRSGEPGQNSADFFIRGVATMNGATSPLIILDGVEVSKADLNSLDPEVIESFSVLKDATASAMYGTRGANGVLIVKTKSGSDLDRPIIGVRLEGYVNTPTKKPEIVDGPTYMRLYNEAVTNQGTGAVLYSDEKINGTIHNLNPYIYPNVDWYKEVFKDATFNQKANFNVRGGTSKITYFMNVNMNHETGMLKDRSSDFFSYKNNIDYMKYAFQNNVDFHLSKSSTISLHLNVQLNDMHGPLTTKDGNGVGDIFSAIMGTNPVDFPVMFPQGSDTWYHWGGILAGNYQPLNPVALSSAGYKDTFESTVVANVNWDQKLDFITKGLSFRALVSFKNWSYNQKFRLQGYNSYQLSDYKQNEDGSYDFTNTPIGEPSNHTMDAFFGTNGDRRFYIQGYLNYERSFGSHNVSGMLLYNQDDYNTNVNSSLIASLPKRKMGVAARLSYDYDHRYMLEVNAGYNGSESFAKGHRWGLFPSISLGWNISEEKFWKPIKPVISNFKVRGSYGLVGNDQIGSDRFAYLAIVNLTESPSYTTGYGGSTTSLSGPTYNRFQNNELTWEVGNKLNVGVDLQLFNSLNITVDGFREIRDNIFQQKNSIPNYLGTASTKIYGNFAKVKNTGFDLALDYGKQLNRNFSIQMKGTFTYAHNEVLKYDEAAGLRPALSQVGKSLNSIWGYVADGLYIDEADIANNPQSTIGNIAIAPGDVKYVDQPDASGNYDGKITSDDRVVLGYPTIPEIIYGFGPSITWKNWDFSFFFQGQARVSFMMSGFEPFGTQSKNNVLKWISDDHWSKDNQNPNARYPRLTQYNNNNNTASSSYWLRNASFLKLRNAEIGYRFKWARIYVNGSNLLTFSPFKLWDPEMGGGAGMKYPTQRTYNVGIQLTFK from the coding sequence ATGAACAAGTTTTTATTTTCTTGTCAGAAGCGGTGTCTCAAATACATCGTTATGGCTTTGTTGCTTTATCCGCTGTCTGCACTTGCTGCGCAAGGACAGATTGTGGTTAAAGGTCAGTCTCTCACTATTCCTCAAGCCATCCGGCTCATAGAAAAAAGCAGTCAATATACTTTTTTCTATAACGCTAATGATTTGAAAAACACAACTCTTAAGAGTATCGATTGTAAAGGTTCTATTGATGACGTCTTGAACGAAGTCTTTAAAGGGAGTAATATCAGTTATGTTATTAAAGGGAATGAAGTTATTCTTAAAGTTGAGAAAACGGAAAGTACACAACAGAAAAAGGCAAAAATCATTGGTATAGTAACAGATTCAAAAACCGGTGAACCTATCATCGGTGCAACAGTGCAATTACTGGGTACTACCACAGGTGTGATTACCGATGTAGATGGTAAATTTGAATTAGCGGCATTTCCTAAAAATGAAATACAGATTTCATATATAGGATATGTTACCAAGAAAGTTAAAGTCGGTAGTCAAAAGGTAATGTCTATCACTCTTGCGGAAGATGCCCAGCAACTGGATGAGGTGGTGGTCACTGCTTTTGGTACGGGACAGAAAAAGGAGACTATCACCGGATCGATTCAGTCGGTTCGTCCTTCGGATCTTCTGGTACCTTCTGCCAACCTTTCTTCTTCATTTGCCGGACGCTTGTCGGGTGTGATTGCTTACCAACGTAGTGGAGAACCGGGACAGAATTCTGCGGACTTTTTCATTCGTGGTGTTGCAACCATGAACGGAGCGACTTCTCCTCTAATTATTTTGGATGGAGTTGAAGTATCCAAAGCGGACTTGAATTCGTTGGATCCTGAAGTAATTGAAAGCTTTTCCGTATTGAAGGATGCGACGGCATCGGCGATGTATGGTACTCGTGGAGCAAACGGTGTACTTATCGTTAAAACAAAATCGGGAAGTGACTTGGACAGACCGATCATCGGCGTACGTTTAGAAGGCTATGTAAATACTCCGACTAAGAAACCGGAAATTGTTGACGGACCCACTTATATGCGTTTGTACAATGAAGCGGTTACCAATCAGGGAACAGGGGCTGTGCTCTATTCTGATGAAAAAATAAATGGTACGATCCATAATCTGAATCCTTATATTTATCCTAATGTGGACTGGTACAAGGAGGTCTTCAAAGATGCGACATTTAATCAAAAAGCGAATTTTAATGTACGTGGAGGTACATCTAAAATTACTTATTTTATGAATGTCAATATGAATCATGAAACTGGAATGTTGAAAGATCGTTCCAGTGACTTCTTCTCTTATAAAAATAATATAGACTACATGAAATATGCGTTCCAGAACAACGTGGATTTTCATCTCTCTAAGTCTTCTACCATTTCGCTTCACCTGAATGTACAGTTGAATGATATGCATGGTCCTTTGACAACTAAGGATGGTAATGGCGTAGGCGATATATTCAGTGCTATTATGGGAACCAATCCTGTTGATTTTCCGGTTATGTTTCCGCAGGGATCTGACACATGGTACCATTGGGGAGGTATCCTTGCCGGAAATTATCAGCCGCTCAATCCGGTAGCTCTTTCAAGTGCAGGTTACAAGGATACGTTTGAGAGTACGGTAGTAGCCAATGTAAACTGGGATCAGAAACTGGATTTTATAACGAAGGGATTAAGCTTCAGAGCTTTGGTTTCATTTAAGAATTGGAGTTATAATCAGAAGTTCCGTCTGCAAGGATATAATAGTTATCAGCTTTCCGATTATAAACAGAATGAAGACGGTTCCTATGACTTTACCAATACACCTATCGGAGAACCGAGTAATCATACGATGGATGCCTTTTTCGGTACCAACGGTGACCGTCGGTTTTATATTCAGGGATACCTGAATTACGAACGTTCGTTCGGTTCGCACAATGTAAGTGGTATGTTGCTTTATAACCAGGATGATTACAATACGAATGTAAACAGCAGTCTTATTGCTTCGCTTCCAAAACGTAAAATGGGTGTGGCGGCACGTTTGTCTTATGATTACGATCATCGGTATATGCTTGAAGTAAATGCGGGCTACAATGGTTCTGAGAGTTTTGCCAAAGGGCATCGTTGGGGACTGTTCCCATCCATATCGTTGGGATGGAATATCAGTGAAGAAAAATTTTGGAAGCCGATAAAACCGGTTATTTCCAATTTTAAAGTCCGCGGTTCGTATGGTTTGGTAGGTAACGATCAAATCGGCAGTGACCGTTTTGCTTATCTGGCAATCGTGAATTTGACTGAAAGCCCGTCTTATACAACCGGATATGGTGGTAGTACCACTTCATTATCAGGACCTACTTATAATCGCTTCCAGAATAATGAACTTACGTGGGAAGTCGGAAATAAACTGAATGTGGGTGTCGATTTACAGCTCTTCAATTCATTAAATATCACTGTCGACGGATTCAGGGAGATTAGAGATAATATTTTTCAGCAGAAAAATTCCATACCGAATTATCTGGGAACTGCCAGTACTAAAATCTACGGTAATTTCGCTAAAGTGAAGAATACAGGATTTGACCTTGCTTTGGATTATGGAAAACAGTTGAACCGGAACTTTTCTATCCAGATGAAAGGAACTTTTACCTATGCACACAATGAGGTTTTGAAGTATGATGAAGCGGCAGGACTTCGTCCGGCATTATCGCAGGTTGGAAAGAGCCTGAACTCAATCTGGGGATATGTAGCAGACGGATTGTATATTGATGAAGCTGATATTGCGAATAATCCTCAGTCGACTATCGGTAATATTGCTATTGCACCGGGCGATGTGAAGTATGTAGATCAGCCGGACGCGAGCGGTAATTATGATGGAAAAATAACATCAGATGACAGAGTGGTATTAGGATATCCCACAATTCCGGAGATAATATACGGATTTGGTCCCTCTATTACATGGAAGAATTGGGATTTCTCTTTCTTCTTTCAGGGACAAGCGCGCGTGTCATTTATGATGAGCGGTTTCGAACCATTTGGAACGCAAAGTAAAAATAATGTTCTGAAATGGATTTCTGATGATCATTGGAGCAAAGATAATCAGAATCCGAATGCACGGTATCCGCGATTGACACAATATAATAACAACAACAATACGGCGTCTTCTTCTTATTGGCTGCGGAATGCTTCGTTCCTGAAATTGCGGAATGCCGAAATCGGCTATCGTTTCAAATGGGCAAGAATCTATGTGAACGGAAGTAACTTGTTGACCTTTTCTCCATTTAAGCTATGGGATCCTGAAATGGGTGGAGGTGCCGGTATGAAATACCCGACACAACGTACATATAATGTTGGTATTCAATTAACTTTTAAATAA
- a CDS encoding FecR family protein produces MDKYIEITAQKSRMYLLPDSSKVWMQPGSSIRFAEDFKKHRNVWLKGNSLFEVHKNMGRKFRVYIDKAFIEVKGTCFLIKQNNPSANEITLFNGSIEFNVESTQHKIEMKPLQELVYNPADAGTQLRQIENIEWQNGRYNFTQFNLEHLTRIINQMYGSRIIISDKVNKNCAFTGSIRYDESLEDVIDKICFSLNLRKKEINHEIIIYN; encoded by the coding sequence ATGGATAAATATATTGAAATTACAGCTCAGAAAAGCAGAATGTATTTATTACCAGATAGTTCGAAGGTCTGGATGCAGCCGGGAAGTTCTATACGTTTTGCCGAAGATTTCAAGAAGCATCGGAATGTATGGCTGAAAGGTAATTCTTTGTTCGAAGTTCACAAAAATATGGGTAGAAAATTTAGGGTGTATATCGATAAAGCCTTTATCGAAGTGAAAGGAACTTGCTTTTTGATAAAGCAGAACAATCCCAGTGCCAATGAAATTACTTTGTTTAATGGAAGCATTGAATTTAATGTTGAATCGACTCAACATAAAATAGAGATGAAACCACTTCAGGAATTGGTATATAATCCTGCTGATGCAGGGACTCAATTAAGGCAAATAGAAAATATAGAGTGGCAAAACGGCCGTTATAATTTTACACAATTTAATTTGGAACATTTGACTAGGATTATAAACCAAATGTATGGTTCACGTATCATTATCAGCGATAAAGTGAATAAAAATTGTGCCTTTACAGGGAGTATCCGCTATGATGAGTCTTTGGAAGACGTTATTGATAAAATTTGTTTTAGCCTGAATCTTCGGAAAAAAGAAATAAATCACGAGATTATTATTTACAACTAA
- a CDS encoding RNA polymerase sigma-70 factor, giving the protein MQEKETVRKLKHGDQEAFAFLYNHYWKQVYNFTRLYFTASMDIEEIVQEVFVKVWESHHFLDENKSFEGYLFIITRNVIFNHSRRYYKETALKITAIQAVEESYDMEGELDAADLKKYIDELVMQLPPRQREVFRMSRELHMSNREIAEHFSITEKAIERHINLALKFLKKNLNLFMLFMAA; this is encoded by the coding sequence ATGCAAGAAAAAGAAACAGTCAGGAAATTAAAGCATGGCGATCAGGAAGCATTTGCTTTTTTATACAATCATTACTGGAAACAAGTTTATAATTTCACAAGACTCTATTTCACCGCCTCTATGGATATTGAGGAAATTGTGCAGGAAGTATTTGTGAAAGTATGGGAATCTCATCATTTCTTGGATGAAAACAAAAGTTTTGAAGGCTACCTCTTTATCATAACCCGAAACGTGATCTTCAATCATTCACGTAGGTATTACAAAGAGACAGCCCTCAAAATAACAGCTATACAAGCAGTCGAAGAATCTTATGACATGGAGGGAGAGTTGGATGCCGCCGATTTAAAGAAATATATCGATGAACTTGTTATGCAACTCCCCCCCCGCCAACGAGAAGTATTCCGCATGAGCAGGGAACTGCACATGAGCAACAGAGAAATAGCAGAACACTTCTCTATTACTGAAAAAGCAATAGAGCGCCATATCAATCTGGCCCTGAAATTCCTCAAAAAGAACCTCAATTTATTCATGTTGTTTATGGCAGCTTAA
- a CDS encoding efflux transporter outer membrane subunit — MKRSYLYITLLLVVLTLGSCKIGKSYVRPELNLPDSLAQHQDSLSFGDKEWWQIYTDSTLRSLIDRALEHNKDMLIAAARVKEMAAQKRISTANLLPDIRGTVTAERENENHGGDAFKRSDTFEAQLLFSWELDLWGNLRWARSASIAEYLQSVEAQRALRMTIIAEVAQAYYELVALDTELDIVRQTLKAREEGMRLARIRFEGGLTSETSYRQSQVELARTATLVPDLERKISLKENDIAFLAGEYPNKITRSRLLQEFNFPQELPVGLPSGLLERRPDIRQAEQKLIAANARVGVAYTNMFPRISLTGRVGSESTALSELLKSPYSIMEGALLTPIFGWGKNRAALKAKKAAYEAEVHSYEKAVLTAFKETRNSIVNFNKIKEVYDLRAKLERSAKSYVDLAQLQYINGVTNYLDVLDAQRGYFDAQIGLSNAIRDELIAVVQVYKALGGGWQVQ; from the coding sequence ATGAAAAGAAGCTATTTATATATTACTCTTTTATTAGTTGTATTAACTTTAGGTTCCTGTAAAATAGGAAAAAGTTATGTCCGTCCGGAACTGAATCTGCCCGATAGTCTGGCGCAACATCAGGACAGCTTGAGTTTCGGAGATAAGGAATGGTGGCAGATTTACACTGACAGTACCCTTCGGAGTCTGATAGACAGGGCCTTGGAACACAATAAAGACATGCTGATAGCTGCTGCCCGTGTCAAGGAGATGGCTGCGCAAAAACGTATTTCAACAGCAAATCTGTTGCCTGACATTAGAGGTACCGTGACTGCGGAGAGAGAAAATGAAAACCACGGTGGTGATGCTTTCAAGCGTAGCGATACTTTTGAAGCGCAGCTTCTTTTCTCTTGGGAACTCGATCTGTGGGGAAATCTTCGTTGGGCGCGTTCCGCCAGCATTGCCGAGTACCTTCAGTCTGTGGAGGCACAACGTGCCCTTCGCATGACTATCATAGCCGAAGTAGCGCAGGCATACTATGAACTTGTAGCTCTCGATACGGAATTGGATATTGTTCGCCAAACATTGAAAGCACGTGAGGAAGGCATGCGTCTTGCCCGCATCCGTTTCGAAGGAGGTTTGACATCTGAAACTTCTTATCGTCAGTCTCAGGTTGAGTTGGCACGTACTGCAACACTGGTGCCCGATCTGGAACGTAAAATATCTCTGAAAGAAAACGATATAGCTTTTCTAGCTGGTGAATATCCCAACAAAATTACCCGTAGCCGTTTGTTGCAGGAGTTTAACTTTCCACAAGAGTTACCTGTCGGGTTGCCTTCCGGATTATTGGAACGTCGCCCTGATATTCGTCAGGCTGAACAGAAATTGATTGCTGCCAATGCCCGGGTAGGAGTGGCTTATACGAATATGTTTCCACGTATTTCACTTACCGGTAGGGTAGGGTCGGAAAGTACCGCTCTCTCCGAACTGTTGAAATCGCCTTATAGCATTATGGAAGGTGCTTTACTTACGCCTATTTTTGGTTGGGGAAAAAATCGTGCCGCTCTCAAAGCAAAGAAAGCCGCTTATGAAGCTGAAGTGCACAGCTATGAAAAGGCTGTCCTGACTGCTTTCAAAGAGACGCGCAATTCGATTGTCAACTTCAATAAGATTAAGGAGGTATACGACCTTCGTGCGAAATTGGAACGTTCGGCTAAGAGTTATGTAGACTTGGCACAATTACAATATATCAATGGGGTGACGAACTACCTTGATGTGCTCGATGCCCAGCGTGGATATTTCGATGCCCAAATCGGACTCAGCAATGCGATAAGGGACGAATTGATCGCTGTAGTACAAGTGTATAAGGCTCTGGGGGGCGGATGGCAGGTGCAATGA